The sequence atcacattgAAAGTAAATAACCTTCATCTGCCTCCATCCCTGTTACATGGGTCTGTAACTCCAGGGCATCACCTGCCTGCCTCTGGAGCCAGAACCAAGGTGGAAAAGCCCAGGGTCAGTCCCCCGCCAGGTAGAAGTTGCTCCAGCATGTCTTGGCCAGCGGCTCCTCAAGATGCTGACAGACATCCTGACTCTTGCATTCACCTTCAGGTGGCTTTAGGATGTGTGACTGGTTAAGGGTGCCAAAAAGCAGGGTAGGAAATGCTCTGTCCTGAGGAGACAGAGAATAGAGCCGAGGAACATTAGCCTGACTCATGGCCAATGTGGTGGCCCAGAAAGATGTGTAGCAGAAGCCAAAATGGTCTTTCTAGCTGGGAAGCCTCCCAGCAGgcctccctgctcagcagcaggcagcactgctggccGTCCTGCCTATACTCATCCCCAGGCAGATGTCTGCTGGCTTCCCCTGGGGAGCCGAGATGATGGCTTTGACTTATTGTTTCCTCCTGGTGTGTTtaattgcatgatttttttttttcccccctttaggACTGGGAGACAAGGGAGGAGATGTGGGAAAAGGAAGACAGATGTATGGAGAAGTCCAGGTGACAGATTGAGGGTTGCTATAATAGCCACCCTGATGGATTGATAGATTAGACAGGGAATATAAATAGCAAGCATGGTTTATCTACCcccattttattttcctcttgccTATCTCTTTATCTTTCCTGGTGTTATTTTCCTCTCGCTTATCTCTTGGGTTACCACAGCTTTTGCAGCATCCAAGCAGGCAAGTTTTGCCAGCTGGGGAGGATTAGGAAGCAGACTCAGATCTGCACACTGATAGATGTGTTTTCCCCCATCTCTACTTTTCCCTACACCCTGCCCAtcccctctgcctgcaccccctgcttTGGGGTTGCTGCAGGTCAGGGGGTCAGCTCCTTCCTCTCTCTAGCCTGTCCCCAGCCAAGAAATTAGGGCAGCTGCCAAAGCAGTGAGCTCCACTTGTCTGGATATCCAGCGTTTCCATCCAACagccaggcagtgctgctgcttgaTATTCTGGTCAGGCACTGAgcacggcagcagcagcagcaccggggaaggagggaggggagctgggctccaccAAGCCGTCAGCTGCCAGCTCGTCTGCCCCTGCTGCCTGTCTCTTCGCCCCAGCTCACTGGGCTGAGCTGAACAGGCACTGGAGATGCCACTGGCTCCCCAGTGGTGAGGTGGCTGGAGATACTGGCCTCAGGAAAACCTGCCTCTTGATGCCTGCACTGGGTGTAGCAGAGGGAGGTGTCCAGGATGGGTTGTGCCTGGTTTGGGGTCCTTTCTAAGAGGGTGATGAATGAGAAGGCCTTGAGTTCAATGAAGGTACTAGAAGTATGGAGCAACCTATGTATACAGACCAAGCAATAGGACACAGAGATGACTGTCATACCTGCCTATACAATTGTAACTGGCCAGAAAGAGTGGCTGGGGGTCAGATATCCCCCATCTCTTCCCATACCAGAGCTAAGGGTCATCAAGTGAAGCTCCCAAGGGTCCAAAGAGTTGGCACGTGCCACAGTGGGCAATCAAGCTGCAGCACTGCTCACCCTGAGGTATGGTGGATGTTTACATAGGACCAGGAGGAGGTTGGACATGAGATGTGGCTAGTGCCACACAGGTCCTTCCCACCACCTTGGGGAGCATCTGCTCCAGGCACCTCACTGGGAGCAAAGGCAAGAGTTGGGGGACAGCAGGCAGGAGCTGATGGCTCCAGGTATAGGCAGGATCCTTCCCTGGCTCCAGGCACATCTGATGGTCTTAATGGGCCACCTCAGAACCCCGTCCCTCCAAGTTAATGAAGATGTGGACAGGAGACAGATGGCCAGCCCATGCAGTGGCATCTCCCCTCCTTGGGAGCATTGGCTGAAATCCAGAGAGCAGGATGGTGCGGAGACATGGCAGGGGGACTTGGCAGCTGGACATGCACAGCAGCCTCCTCGCCCTCCCCTCCTGCTGCACAGCAAGGGAAAAGCCAGGGCCAGAGATGACAgtaactgttggggtttttttgtgttttttgtttttttaatttcagttggtTTTGGTTGCTCTTATGttcaaaaaaggcattttttaaaaaatatattaaacagatACATTTTACTAAGATGTCTCTTGGCTGAAGCCACCGACAAGAAATTACACTCCCCAAATAAAtaggcttaaaaaaacccttcccaaacaaaacaaataaatacatacataaataaaacttttttttctttctttcttttgttttaggtttcccttttttttttttcttttgtaaggaaTTGCAGCCCAGAGGTCTCCCCCCGCTGTCTGTGATGGCAGCCTCCATTGGGTGGGTGCCAGGTCCTTCCCACGCAAGGGGTGATGATGCCTCGGTACCACAGCAGGCATGAGATGCTTGTGGAGAGGCCCCAGGAGAGATCTGCTGGGTCTCAAGGGCTTGTGGTGTGGTCCCCCACAATGCCATGTGCGAGGGCATGGATACAGGAAGGGTCTTAGGTGATGCCAAAGCGAAGGTGCTGGTAGAAACCTCTCTTAAAAAGACTACAAAAGTTGGGATGCTGAGGAGACTGCCGCTGGAGGATCCTCATGGTGGGTTGGGCATCTGCTCCATCAGGGCCAGCAGCTGCCTCTGGCCAGGCCACATTCCCCCGGACACTGACAGGGCAGCTGTGCTGGCATTGTCCCCACGCTCAGAGCCAGTCTGCGCTGCGTGAGCCATCCCTCCTCCATAGTGTCCTCCATCTGCTCAAGCCCTGCATCTCTTTGGCCAGTCGCTGGGTGTACCATGGAAGCACGCAGTTGGCACTAAGGTAAGgccttgatttaattttttaggttgttttttttttgccccTGCCCCGAGGAGTCCTTTCTCCTGGCCCCCTCACTCTGAGATTGGAGCAGCTCTGGCTGTTAGCTGCACAGCTTGCCCATCTCCTGTTCTACTGTGTTGGGCAGCTTGGCATTGAAGGCCCTCAGGGAGGATTGGATCCTCACCACCTCATTGTTGGCCAGCTTGAGCCTGTGGCGGAGCAAGCACGTGAAGAGGTCGAGGCGGGTTTTGCCAGGGGGTGACAACCTGTTCACCCTGTCCCTGATCTCCAACAGCTGGAGCATGGCTGAATCCTGGGAGCCCTGGGTATAGGGGTAGTCCAGCTGAAGGATCAGGTCACGAATAGCATCCGGTTCAAAGGGCAGGCTGTAGCCAAAGACTTGCAAGCTGTTGATTTTCATGTACCCCAGGTTCTTGGAGGGATCTGCCATCTCCAAGGGTTCATAGTAGATCGTCTCGTTGGAGCTGTCATCCAGAGATTTGATGCGGCTCCTCAAGTAGACGTGTACCGTTTCAAAGAAGGTCTTCCACTTGTTGCCCAAGGTGAGCGTCCAGTTTTGACACTGGGCAGAGGCATCTACAGTAGTCCTTTCCCAGTCTGGGAAGCTGCCCTCATTGACGGGCATGAACCAGCTCTCTGAGTGGCTTCCCCCAAAGGGGTTGACGTAAATGGCCATGACAGGCTCCAGCGTGCTGTTCTTGGTGAGGCAGATCTGCAGGGAGAGGGCCAACATCACATGAACCAGCCCAGGCTTGTACTTGTTGCTTTTCAGGGTCAAGAGCATGCGCTTCCTCCAGGAGGGGTCAAACCAGCTCCCCAGGCGCATGTCATTGCTGATGAAGATGGAGTGAACCTCGATGCGGCTGTCCCGTTTCTGCAGAAGGTACTTGAGCTCCAAGTCCTGCAGGTCTGTCTCTAGCCCCAGATAGTGCTCCAGTGAGTCAGCCACCTCAGGGCGGCAGAAGCCCTGGGCAAGCACGTAGCCGTGGTTGCAGGTCCCGCAGCGGGTGCTGTTGTCCTCGGCACAGCTGGCACAGGCTGGCCCCTCACCCAAGGCACACGGTATGGAGCCCTGGCAGGAGGGCTGGTCAGGGGGACACGTGCAGCTGTGGCTTTCCTCCAGGAAGGTCCCAGGCACAGTGGTCTCACTGCAGTACAGGAGTGACTGTGCGCGGCTCCACCAGTAAGGGAGGGACCTGGTAGAAAAGAGACATGGGATGAGAGGTGCTTTACATGGCATCTTTTGGGGTGTGACTGACCTTCCCTAGGGATGGAAGAGCTGCCCACCTTGTGCCCACTTTCCTGCACTGCTGGTGGCCCCCCATGAACTGAGCCCCATTTGTTACCTCCAGGCTTGGACCAACCTCTCAGGGCCACATCCCATGGTGGCACGGCTTCCCCTCTGCCTGCTCACCCCTGGGCAATGCCCAGTTCCAGCCACGGGGAGGCGGGCCGTGGGTCTGAATCCCCCTCAGGGCTCTGAGCAGTGTCCCTGGCGTGGGGTGGGGATGCCATGGCACCCTACCTCTCCTTCGGCAGTTTGAAGCGAGGTTGCTGGTGGCAGCGTTTGCTGAGGTTGAAGAGCCGCCGGATGAGTCGGTGTGTTTTCCTGGAGAGCAGCTTCAAGCTGGTGCCCAGCTGCTGGTAGCGATGCTGGACGTCCAGATCCATGGCCCAGAAGTGGGAGATGACTGTCCTGTTCAGGAAACGGTCCCCAGGGAGCCTCTTCACCAGGGCCTGAAACTCCTCTGCAGGGGGAGAGAGGTGGCATCAGCAGACTCAGGAGAGCAAGCGCTAATGGTAGGGCTGGAGGCAACCTCCCTCCACCTGGACTCTCGGATCTTCACAGTGAAACAACCACCCTGGATCCTGCCCTGGAGCCGCACCACCCAAGGAGGGGTTGCAGGGAAGGAGTTGCTTGGTGGGGTCTCCCCAGCCTCACCTGACTCCTCAAACTGGGCGTGGTGGGTCTCCCAGGCTCGCTGGAGCTGGGTCAGGCTGTTCTCCAGCGCCTGGACGTCAGCCTCAGGGCAGTTGCAGCTGGGGAAGGTGGGCTGGCACTGGCAGCGGCAGTCGCTCCGGCGGCACACCAGCTCCCCCGCCGAGCTGCAGGCGATGTAGCTGAGGGCAGCTGCCACGAACCTCTCCCGCAGGTAGGAGGGGAGCACCGTCTGCAGCCCTGTGAGCGGGAGGCAGCCCCAAGAACCTCAGGGCATGTGCAGAGCCCCTCAAAAACATCACCCGAATGAGGAGTGAGCaagccttccccctccccaggctcccACCCTCGCATGATTTTCATATCAATTTACAGTGGAGCCGCTTGTCTGGGCTCTGCATCGATCTTGGTTCCTCTTGGCAGACAAGCAACAACCTCATCCTGCCCAGCTTTGATTATTTTCAtaccccctcctccccagcccttaAATTAAAAGTAGCATCTCGAGCCAGCATCTTCCCCTGTGGCCCCCTGTGCACCCTCAAGCATCCCACGGTGGCACTTGTCCATCACCACATCCCCACCAGCCCAGTCCTACCTTGGAGCTGCACTTTGTTCTCGGGGCTCTGCACCAGGACAGAGCTCACCGAATCCAGGTTGTCATAGTTGCTGCAGCCAAGCGGCCCCGTCCGTGTTTCAGTCACCTAAGGGAGGGGACCCGCAGGTGCTCAGGGACACAGGAGGAGACCTAGGATGCATGTCAGCCCGCAAAAAGTGTTGCAGATAACCCCTGGCCTGGCTTGCTGTGCCCCACTCTCCATAGCAAGGAGATGCTTGGGGAGGAGAACTAATTGCCTGCTAATTGGCTTGTTGacaggcagcagccctgcctgcagcccgcTGAAAAATGTGCCTTCATTAGCGTGCCCAATTTCCCATAAATAACGCAGATGTGCTAACTttgcctgctctcccctccccggGATACAATGTTGCTTTAGGGTCTTGTAGCCCACCATGGAGGGGCTACTGCCAAGGTAGGTCCGGGGCCACTGTCTTCCCACGCtgccctctccctctccccctcacCTACCTTGATGGCAGCCGTGGCGATCTGGATGTGGTGGAGCCGGCGCAGCGTGCTCTC comes from Athene noctua chromosome 5, bAthNoc1.hap1.1, whole genome shotgun sequence and encodes:
- the BRINP2 gene encoding BMP/retinoic acid-inducible neural-specific protein 2, producing MGQQDLPRADGPPLMLPWPLALLALSTCCRWGVTGAAGSTVPQQHAAPATPSSSSSSFSASGRAPLDWLLTDRGPFYRAQEYVDFMERYRQGFTTRYRIYREFARWKVNNLALERKDFFGLPLPLAPEFIRNIRLLGRRPSPQQITDSLIKKYGTHFLLAATLGGEESLTIFVDKRKLNRRAEPTGGAGNSSGVSLETLHQLAASYFIDRESTLRRLHHIQIATAAIKVTETRTGPLGCSNYDNLDSVSSVLVQSPENKVQLQGLQTVLPSYLRERFVAAALSYIACSSAGELVCRRSDCRCQCQPTFPSCNCPEADVQALENSLTQLQRAWETHHAQFEESEEFQALVKRLPGDRFLNRTVISHFWAMDLDVQHRYQQLGTSLKLLSRKTHRLIRRLFNLSKRCHQQPRFKLPKERSLPYWWSRAQSLLYCSETTVPGTFLEESHSCTCPPDQPSCQGSIPCALGEGPACASCAEDNSTRCGTCNHGYVLAQGFCRPEVADSLEHYLGLETDLQDLELKYLLQKRDSRIEVHSIFISNDMRLGSWFDPSWRKRMLLTLKSNKYKPGLVHVMLALSLQICLTKNSTLEPVMAIYVNPFGGSHSESWFMPVNEGSFPDWERTTVDASAQCQNWTLTLGNKWKTFFETVHVYLRSRIKSLDDSSNETIYYEPLEMADPSKNLGYMKINSLQVFGYSLPFEPDAIRDLILQLDYPYTQGSQDSAMLQLLEIRDRVNRLSPPGKTRLDLFTCLLRHRLKLANNEVVRIQSSLRAFNAKLPNTVEQEMGKLCS